A part of Setaria viridis chromosome 8, Setaria_viridis_v4.0, whole genome shotgun sequence genomic DNA contains:
- the LOC117833490 gene encoding very-long-chain 3-oxoacyl-CoA reductase 1 isoform X2: MALLAADAEARWPTSPTPAPAWFTLLLALGLLVLVRSAATFLAWLHRAFLRPGRDLARRYGTWAVVTGATDGIGRAVALDLARRGLHLVLVGRSPDKLARVGKEVLAAAPSCKVRSVAFDLASTGDDARHGVARVAAAVEGRDVGVLVNNAGATYPCAAYFHEVGDPVWEAVVRVNVEAATRITRAVVPLMAARGRGAVVNVGSGSSVVVPAFPLYAVYAASKAYVDQFSRSLSVEYKQYGVDVQCQVMQDDTITKNTSKQETLAQSPKQRGKAAPRFLV, from the exons ATGGCCTTGCTAGCTGCAGATGCGGAGGCGCGATGGCCAACGTCCccaacgccggcgccggcgtggttCACCCTCCTGTTGGCTCTCGGCCTCCTTGTCTTGGTCCGGTCCGCGGCCACCTTCCTCGCATGGCTCCACCGCGCGTTCCTGCGGCCGGGCCGAGACCTGGCCAGGCGGTACGGGACGTGGGCGGTGGTGACGGGCGCCACGGACGGCATCGGCCGCGCGGTGGCGCTGGATCTCGCGCGCCGGGGTCTCCACCTCGTCCTCGTGGGGCGGAGCCCCGACAAGCTGGCGCGGGTCGGGAAGGAGGTcctggccgccgcgccgtcgtgCAAGGTGCGGAGCGTGGCGTTCGACCTCGCCTCGACGGGGGACGACGCGCGGCACGGGGTGGCGCGGGTGGCGGCCGCCGTGGAGGGGCGGGACGTAGGGGTCCTCGTCAACAACGCCGGCGCGACGTACCCGTGTGCGGCCTACTTCCACGAGGTGGGGGATCCCGTGTGGGAGGCCGTGGTGCGGGTGAACGTGGAAGCGGCGACGCGGATCACGCGCGCCGTCGTTCCGCTGATGGCGGCGAGGGGAAGGGGCGCCGTCGTCAACGTGGGGTCGGGCTCCTCCGTCGTGGTGCCGGCGTTCCCGCTCTATGCTGTCTACGCGGCGAGCAAAGC GTATGTTGATCAATTTTCTCGAAGCTTAAGTGTTGAGTACAAACAATATGGAGTAGACGTGCAATGCCAG GTGATGCAAGATGACACAATAACTAAAAATACTTCAAAACAAGAAACACTGGCCCAATCACCAAAGCAGCGCGGCAAGGCCGCGCCAAGGTTTCTAGTTTGA
- the LOC117833490 gene encoding very-long-chain 3-oxoacyl-CoA reductase-like protein At1g24470 isoform X1, with translation MALLAADAEARWPTSPTPAPAWFTLLLALGLLVLVRSAATFLAWLHRAFLRPGRDLARRYGTWAVVTGATDGIGRAVALDLARRGLHLVLVGRSPDKLARVGKEVLAAAPSCKVRSVAFDLASTGDDARHGVARVAAAVEGRDVGVLVNNAGATYPCAAYFHEVGDPVWEAVVRVNVEAATRITRAVVPLMAARGRGAVVNVGSGSSVVVPAFPLYAVYAASKAYVDQFSRSLSVEYKQYGVDVQCQIPLYVATKMSPVKGDSPFIPSPEEYAKAALRCIGYEARCVPYWRHSVQWFLASLVPDAALNQWRLQIGIRKRNETNKALAGVKKVLG, from the exons ATGGCCTTGCTAGCTGCAGATGCGGAGGCGCGATGGCCAACGTCCccaacgccggcgccggcgtggttCACCCTCCTGTTGGCTCTCGGCCTCCTTGTCTTGGTCCGGTCCGCGGCCACCTTCCTCGCATGGCTCCACCGCGCGTTCCTGCGGCCGGGCCGAGACCTGGCCAGGCGGTACGGGACGTGGGCGGTGGTGACGGGCGCCACGGACGGCATCGGCCGCGCGGTGGCGCTGGATCTCGCGCGCCGGGGTCTCCACCTCGTCCTCGTGGGGCGGAGCCCCGACAAGCTGGCGCGGGTCGGGAAGGAGGTcctggccgccgcgccgtcgtgCAAGGTGCGGAGCGTGGCGTTCGACCTCGCCTCGACGGGGGACGACGCGCGGCACGGGGTGGCGCGGGTGGCGGCCGCCGTGGAGGGGCGGGACGTAGGGGTCCTCGTCAACAACGCCGGCGCGACGTACCCGTGTGCGGCCTACTTCCACGAGGTGGGGGATCCCGTGTGGGAGGCCGTGGTGCGGGTGAACGTGGAAGCGGCGACGCGGATCACGCGCGCCGTCGTTCCGCTGATGGCGGCGAGGGGAAGGGGCGCCGTCGTCAACGTGGGGTCGGGCTCCTCCGTCGTGGTGCCGGCGTTCCCGCTCTATGCTGTCTACGCGGCGAGCAAAGC GTATGTTGATCAATTTTCTCGAAGCTTAAGTGTTGAGTACAAACAATATGGAGTAGACGTGCAATGCCAG ATCCCTCTGTATGTCGCTACTAAGATGTCCCCTGTCAAGGGTGATTCCCCATTCATACCATCACCTGAGGAGTACGCCAAGGCTGCTCTTCGTTGCATTGGCTACGAGGCAAGGTGCGTCCCGTATTGGCGCCACTCGGTCCAGTGGTTCTTGGCATCGTTAGTTCCAGATGCTGCTCTCAACCAGTGGCGCCTCCAAATTGGCATCCGGAAAAGAAACGAGACGAATAAGGCTCTGGCTGGAGTGAAGAAAGTCCTCGGCTAA
- the LOC117833490 gene encoding very-long-chain 3-oxoacyl-CoA reductase 1 isoform X3: protein MALLAADAEARWPTSPTPAPAWFTLLLALGLLVLVRSAATFLAWLHRAFLRPGRDLARRYGTWAVVTGATDGIGRAVALDLARRGLHLVLVGRSPDKLARVGKEVLAAAPSCKVRSVAFDLASTGDDARHGVARVAAAVEGRDVGVLVNNAGATYPCAAYFHEVGDPVWEAVVRVNVEAATRITRAVVPLMAARGRGAVVNVGSGSSVVVPAFPLYAVYAASKASLCMSLLRCPLSRVIPHSYHHLRSTPRLLFVALATRQGASRIGATRSSGSWHR, encoded by the exons ATGGCCTTGCTAGCTGCAGATGCGGAGGCGCGATGGCCAACGTCCccaacgccggcgccggcgtggttCACCCTCCTGTTGGCTCTCGGCCTCCTTGTCTTGGTCCGGTCCGCGGCCACCTTCCTCGCATGGCTCCACCGCGCGTTCCTGCGGCCGGGCCGAGACCTGGCCAGGCGGTACGGGACGTGGGCGGTGGTGACGGGCGCCACGGACGGCATCGGCCGCGCGGTGGCGCTGGATCTCGCGCGCCGGGGTCTCCACCTCGTCCTCGTGGGGCGGAGCCCCGACAAGCTGGCGCGGGTCGGGAAGGAGGTcctggccgccgcgccgtcgtgCAAGGTGCGGAGCGTGGCGTTCGACCTCGCCTCGACGGGGGACGACGCGCGGCACGGGGTGGCGCGGGTGGCGGCCGCCGTGGAGGGGCGGGACGTAGGGGTCCTCGTCAACAACGCCGGCGCGACGTACCCGTGTGCGGCCTACTTCCACGAGGTGGGGGATCCCGTGTGGGAGGCCGTGGTGCGGGTGAACGTGGAAGCGGCGACGCGGATCACGCGCGCCGTCGTTCCGCTGATGGCGGCGAGGGGAAGGGGCGCCGTCGTCAACGTGGGGTCGGGCTCCTCCGTCGTGGTGCCGGCGTTCCCGCTCTATGCTGTCTACGCGGCGAGCAAAGC ATCCCTCTGTATGTCGCTACTAAGATGTCCCCTGTCAAGGGTGATTCCCCATTCATACCATCACCTGAGGAGTACGCCAAGGCTGCTCTTCGTTGCATTGGCTACGAGGCAAGGTGCGTCCCGTATTGGCGCCACTCGGTCCAGTGGTTCTTGGCATCGTTAG